A single Providencia manganoxydans DNA region contains:
- a CDS encoding GNAT family N-acetyltransferase, which yields MDLQLQIAQPTDRKAVAALIHDSTNQWYQQHGLGKIFPAGPESCELFIEVYHKLDDGYHWIARDEQDMIRGSCFFHLRETHLGLGIMNVHPDHFGKGIASRLLSKADELAGDLPIRLLSSALNLDSYSLYRRAGFTPYAIYQDMVIPVPIEGTAFPRLTNGKIRDAQIEDLAAIMQLESELLGISRKRDIEYFLHNTSGIWRIAVWELNGRIEGYLASVAHPASRMLGPGCSYRYDVALDLVNWMLNHHHRGTTPVVLVPVESLELSQTLIKWGAKICELHLAQVKGYAQQPSGIIMPSFLPESG from the coding sequence ATGGATTTGCAATTACAGATAGCACAGCCTACTGATCGCAAAGCAGTGGCAGCATTAATCCATGATTCAACTAATCAGTGGTATCAACAGCATGGACTTGGAAAAATATTTCCTGCGGGCCCAGAAAGTTGTGAATTGTTTATCGAGGTCTACCACAAATTAGATGATGGTTATCACTGGATTGCTCGTGATGAGCAAGACATGATACGCGGCTCTTGCTTTTTCCATCTAAGAGAAACGCATTTAGGTTTAGGGATCATGAATGTACATCCTGATCATTTTGGTAAAGGTATTGCAAGTCGCTTGCTATCAAAAGCCGATGAACTTGCAGGGGATTTACCGATCCGTTTGTTGTCCAGCGCCCTAAATTTAGATTCTTATTCACTCTATCGACGAGCTGGTTTTACACCTTATGCCATCTATCAAGATATGGTTATCCCTGTTCCTATTGAGGGAACTGCGTTCCCACGACTGACTAATGGAAAAATACGTGATGCTCAAATTGAAGATTTAGCTGCCATTATGCAGCTTGAATCCGAATTATTGGGGATCTCGCGCAAACGCGATATTGAATATTTTCTGCACAACACCAGTGGAATATGGCGTATTGCGGTTTGGGAATTGAATGGACGCATTGAAGGGTATCTCGCATCAGTCGCTCATCCTGCATCTCGTATGTTAGGGCCTGGATGTAGTTATCGTTATGACGTTGCCCTCGATTTAGTGAATTGGATGCTAAATCATCATCATCGCGGCACAACACCTGTTGTACTAGTGCCCGTTGAAAGTTTGGAACTATCTCAAACCTTAATAAAGTGGGGAGCAAAGATCTGTGAATTACATCTTGCTCAAGTCAAAGGCTATGCACAGCAACCCAGCGGCATAATTATGCCGTCTTTTTTACCTGAAAGTGGTTAA
- a CDS encoding MFS transporter, producing MGINNIAQEGKHTAYSWVVPRLALMMFLQFFVWGAWYVTLGVVMGKYGLSAIIGDAYSTGPIASILSPFVLGMVVDRFFASQKVLGVLHLIGAVLLWIIPNFFTADHSWLLWLIFGYMLCYMPTIALSNNVAFYSLTNSEKAFPVVRAFGTFGWIVAGLIVGGTGLSDSIEIFTLAAVASLVLAIYSFTLPHTPAPERGKPVAMRDLLCADAFAMLKQRHFLVFIICAMLISIPLAAYYAYAAPFVAATGFTNVGGVLSIGQMSELFFMLLIPFFFARLGIKVMLLIGMLAWFLRYVMFALGITEELRWMIYIGIFLHGMCYDFFFVIGFIYTDKVAGEKVKGQAQSLLVLFTYGVGMLIGSQVSGLLFNNMVTAQGDAALPQWQHFWWYPAIGALVIAALFFFTFNYKDKPEGEK from the coding sequence ATGGGTATCAACAACATCGCTCAAGAGGGCAAGCACACTGCTTATTCATGGGTGGTACCGCGGTTAGCATTAATGATGTTTTTACAATTTTTTGTCTGGGGCGCGTGGTACGTGACGCTCGGTGTTGTCATGGGCAAATATGGTTTATCCGCTATTATTGGAGATGCTTATTCAACCGGTCCAATCGCCTCTATTTTATCACCATTTGTACTCGGAATGGTGGTTGACCGTTTTTTCGCTTCGCAAAAAGTACTCGGCGTATTACATCTAATAGGGGCCGTGTTGTTATGGATCATTCCTAACTTTTTTACTGCGGATCACAGCTGGTTATTGTGGCTGATTTTTGGCTATATGCTGTGCTACATGCCAACTATTGCTTTAAGTAATAACGTTGCATTTTATAGTTTAACGAATAGCGAAAAAGCTTTCCCAGTAGTGCGTGCATTTGGCACATTTGGCTGGATTGTCGCAGGGCTGATTGTCGGGGGAACGGGGCTGTCAGACAGTATCGAAATCTTCACATTAGCGGCGGTCGCTTCATTAGTTCTGGCTATCTACAGCTTTACGTTGCCACACACACCTGCTCCAGAGCGTGGTAAACCTGTTGCTATGCGCGATTTATTATGTGCTGATGCATTTGCCATGTTAAAGCAACGCCATTTCTTAGTGTTTATTATTTGTGCGATGCTAATTTCTATCCCGCTTGCTGCCTATTATGCCTATGCTGCACCGTTCGTTGCGGCAACCGGTTTTACTAATGTGGGTGGCGTGTTATCTATTGGGCAGATGTCAGAGCTGTTCTTTATGTTGCTCATTCCGTTCTTCTTTGCTCGATTAGGTATTAAGGTGATGTTGCTCATTGGGATGTTAGCATGGTTTTTACGCTATGTGATGTTCGCATTAGGTATCACCGAAGAGCTGCGCTGGATGATCTACATTGGCATCTTTCTGCATGGCATGTGTTATGACTTTTTCTTTGTTATTGGCTTCATTTATACCGATAAAGTCGCTGGTGAAAAAGTGAAAGGACAAGCACAGAGCCTATTAGTGCTATTCACTTATGGGGTAGGGATGTTAATTGGTTCACAAGTTAGTGGGCTGCTATTTAACAATATGGTTACCGCACAAGGTGATGCTGCATTGCCTCAATGGCAACATTTTTGGTGGTACCCAGCAATTGGTGCTTTAGTGATTGCTGCACTGTTCTTCTTCACTTTCAACTATAAAGATAAACCTGAGGGAGAAAAATAA
- a CDS encoding Gfo/Idh/MocA family protein gives MANLQVLVVGCGNMGASHAEAYHTMDDVDICGLVSRGRSRDVLNQQLGGGYPTFSDYEQALQHTKPDAVCLTTYPDTHEEYALLAIAAGCHVFIEKPLSTTVEGAKRVIAAAKQANRQVVVGYILRHHPSWQQFIQLARGLGKPLVMRMNLNQQSHGQMWNVHRNLMQSLSPIVDCGVHYLDVMCQMAQAEPISVSAIGARLTDDLPEHMYNYGQLQVRFADGSVGWYEAGWGPMISETAYFVKDVIGPHGSVSIMARHNEGRSDNVGGHTRTESLRLHHAALDEENNFKQPDSWIDCQDEPDHLALCLSEQRYFVQAIKQQLDLEQHLEDALNSLRIVLAADEAVRSQRTVILRSGL, from the coding sequence ATGGCTAATTTACAGGTATTAGTTGTGGGTTGCGGCAATATGGGAGCCTCACATGCAGAGGCTTATCATACAATGGATGATGTCGATATTTGTGGTTTAGTATCACGCGGTCGCTCTCGTGATGTACTCAATCAGCAATTAGGTGGAGGTTATCCTACATTCAGTGATTATGAACAAGCGTTACAACACACTAAACCTGACGCAGTTTGCCTAACAACTTACCCAGATACACACGAAGAATATGCGCTATTAGCCATAGCCGCAGGTTGTCATGTCTTTATAGAAAAGCCCCTTTCGACAACCGTGGAAGGAGCGAAAAGGGTGATCGCCGCTGCAAAGCAGGCTAACCGCCAAGTGGTAGTCGGTTATATTTTACGTCACCACCCATCATGGCAGCAGTTTATTCAGTTAGCTCGTGGGCTTGGCAAACCATTAGTGATGCGTATGAACTTAAATCAACAAAGCCATGGGCAGATGTGGAATGTTCACCGTAATTTGATGCAATCATTATCACCCATTGTCGATTGTGGGGTGCATTATCTCGATGTGATGTGCCAAATGGCTCAAGCAGAGCCCATTAGTGTGAGTGCGATAGGGGCTAGGCTCACCGATGATTTACCCGAACATATGTATAACTATGGTCAGTTGCAAGTACGTTTTGCGGATGGCTCAGTAGGTTGGTACGAAGCTGGATGGGGGCCTATGATCAGCGAAACCGCTTATTTTGTGAAAGACGTGATCGGCCCTCATGGCTCGGTTTCAATCATGGCTCGCCATAACGAAGGTCGCTCAGATAACGTTGGTGGGCATACCCGTACTGAATCATTACGCTTGCATCATGCGGCGCTTGATGAAGAAAATAATTTTAAGCAACCCGACAGTTGGATTGATTGTCAAGACGAACCCGACCATTTGGCATTATGTTTAAGTGAGCAGCGTTACTTTGTTCAGGCGATTAAACAGCAGTTAGATCTCGAACAGCATTTAGAGGATGCATTAAATAGCTTACGTATTGTTCTTGCAGCCGATGAAGCGGTTCGCAGTCAACGCACGGTGATACTTAGGAGCGGGTTATGA
- a CDS encoding sugar phosphate isomerase/epimerase family protein, with translation MKRIQGPGLFLAQFIGDSAPFNSLDGLAKWASELGFTNIQIPTMDPRIFDLDLAATSQSYCDETVARLQQYGIRISELSTHIQGQLIAVHPAYDSVFDGFAPELVRGNPKLRQTWATEQLMKAAEASQRLGLTTHVTFSGALAWPYFYPWPPHNALLFEEAFEQLAQRWLPILNRFDECGIDVCYELHPGEDLHDGVTFERFLGLVNNHPRCHILYDPSHLHLQQMDYLGFIDCYHQRIRAFHVKDAEYTPSAKSGVYGGYQPWLARAGRFRSLGDGQIDFKSIFSKLTQYDFSGVATLEWECCLKSPEAGAREGAEFIQRHIIPIAEHAFDDFAAVETDPQQIRALLGIKGADV, from the coding sequence ATGAAAAGGATACAAGGACCGGGGTTATTTTTAGCCCAATTTATTGGTGATAGTGCTCCTTTTAATTCATTGGATGGATTAGCTAAATGGGCGAGTGAGCTTGGTTTCACCAATATTCAAATTCCAACAATGGATCCGCGAATTTTTGATCTGGATTTGGCTGCGACGAGCCAAAGCTATTGTGATGAGACAGTTGCACGGCTTCAACAATATGGCATTCGTATTAGTGAATTATCAACTCATATTCAGGGGCAGCTGATTGCAGTACATCCCGCCTATGATTCAGTATTTGATGGATTTGCTCCTGAATTAGTGAGAGGAAACCCTAAACTGCGACAAACATGGGCAACTGAACAGCTGATGAAAGCGGCAGAAGCTTCACAGCGGTTGGGTCTAACCACGCATGTGACATTTTCTGGAGCGCTGGCATGGCCTTATTTTTACCCTTGGCCTCCCCATAATGCATTGTTATTTGAGGAAGCGTTTGAACAACTCGCACAGCGCTGGCTACCCATTCTTAATCGATTCGATGAGTGTGGGATAGATGTCTGTTATGAATTACATCCTGGTGAAGATCTGCATGATGGTGTGACCTTTGAACGCTTTCTTGGATTAGTGAATAACCATCCACGTTGTCATATCTTGTATGATCCGAGCCATTTACATTTACAGCAAATGGATTATCTCGGTTTTATTGATTGCTACCATCAACGGATCCGAGCATTTCATGTTAAAGATGCCGAATATACCCCCAGTGCCAAAAGTGGCGTGTACGGTGGTTATCAGCCATGGTTAGCGCGTGCAGGGCGTTTCCGCTCATTGGGTGATGGCCAAATTGATTTTAAATCCATTTTCAGCAAGCTAACGCAATATGATTTTTCAGGTGTTGCAACCTTAGAGTGGGAATGTTGCTTAAAATCCCCTGAAGCGGGGGCGAGGGAAGGGGCTGAGTTTATTCAACGTCATATTATTCCAATCGCAGAACATGCTTTTGATGATTTTGCTGCCGTAGAAACCGATCCCCAACAAATCAGAGCGCTTTTAGGCATAAAAGGTGCTGATGTATGA
- a CDS encoding Gfo/Idh/MocA family protein, translated as MRLKLGMVGGGEGAFIGAVHRLAARMDDEYELVAGAFSSDPLNCQRTGQRLHVSPDRCYADYQQMALAETQRTDGIDVVAIVTPNYLHAPVATAFLNAGIDVICDKPLCTSYKEGLQLAQTVRDSGRQLFLTHNYSAYPLVREARSRILAGELGEIRYIEVEYLQQWLATQLEATGNKQASWRADPQKAGVGCIGDIGTHAWQLAQFVTDMIPSAIRAELSSLISGRQLDDDVHVQMRYHNGAKGRLWASQVACGEENGLRLRIYGSLGSLEFLQENPNQLWMKPFDKPAYYITRASLSQYAENRQLARVPPGHPEGYLEGFAQIYREAAKCLREGAQAAPLLPRIDTGLLGMAFIDAAKRSSSNDSQWIDLNEYIRDASHYRMID; from the coding sequence ATGAGACTAAAATTAGGCATGGTTGGTGGTGGCGAGGGGGCATTTATTGGTGCGGTTCATCGATTGGCGGCTCGCATGGATGATGAGTATGAATTAGTGGCTGGTGCATTTTCTTCCGATCCTCTAAATTGCCAACGTACAGGGCAACGGCTGCATGTGTCACCTGATCGTTGTTATGCGGATTATCAACAGATGGCGTTAGCAGAAACGCAACGAACGGATGGCATTGATGTTGTTGCGATTGTCACACCCAACTATTTACATGCGCCTGTCGCAACCGCATTCCTCAATGCAGGCATTGATGTGATTTGCGACAAACCCTTATGTACTTCTTATAAGGAAGGATTACAGCTAGCACAAACGGTGCGTGATAGTGGCCGACAACTGTTTCTAACTCATAATTACAGTGCTTATCCATTAGTACGTGAAGCGCGTAGTCGAATACTAGCAGGTGAATTAGGAGAGATCCGCTATATCGAAGTGGAATATTTACAGCAATGGCTAGCGACTCAATTAGAAGCAACGGGTAATAAGCAAGCCAGTTGGCGAGCGGATCCGCAAAAAGCAGGAGTAGGCTGTATTGGTGATATAGGCACACATGCATGGCAATTGGCTCAATTTGTGACTGATATGATCCCGTCAGCGATCCGCGCAGAACTCTCCTCTTTGATTTCAGGTCGCCAGTTAGATGACGATGTACATGTACAAATGCGTTATCATAATGGTGCTAAAGGCCGTTTGTGGGCGAGCCAAGTTGCTTGTGGAGAGGAGAATGGCCTACGTTTACGAATATATGGTAGCCTCGGAAGTTTAGAGTTTTTACAAGAAAATCCGAATCAATTATGGATGAAACCTTTCGATAAGCCTGCGTATTATATTACGCGCGCGTCGTTGTCCCAATATGCAGAAAACCGCCAGTTAGCACGTGTTCCCCCTGGTCATCCCGAAGGTTACTTAGAGGGATTTGCGCAAATCTATCGCGAAGCGGCTAAATGCTTACGTGAAGGAGCGCAAGCTGCACCATTGTTGCCAAGAATTGATACTGGCTTACTAGGGATGGCATTTATTGACGCGGCAAAACGCAGTAGCAGTAATGATAGCCAATGGATTGATTTAAATGAATATATTCGTGATGCTTCACATTATCGCATGATTGATTAA
- a CDS encoding ABC transporter substrate-binding protein, which yields MAKSLAKGISLTLLASSVFTISASVLAATVTDIAGRTVEVPDNVNRILLGEGRLFSAIALLEGDKPLDRIVGWQGDLRKLDPQTYAVYKDKFPQIDKIPLIGNTSADSVSAEKVLTLNPDIAIFGLSGHGPGKNSELVNQLEKAGVPVVFVDFRDNPLKNTLPSMRMLGKALNREQVAEKYADFYERNQKLVTDITSHIPEDKKPSVFIELRAGAFEDCCGTAGDGNMGNFIDLAGGKNIAKGALPGALGTMNLEKIIAADPQIYIATGAKAPKSKDAGVQLGAQSTAEDAKASLKAITERKGIHSLSAVKDGKDYAIWHNYYNSPYNVLATQVFAKWFYPEQFAELDPQKTLNELHSQFLAVEPTGIYWVSEK from the coding sequence ATGGCGAAATCGTTAGCAAAGGGGATAAGTTTAACACTATTAGCAAGTTCAGTGTTTACCATAAGCGCCAGTGTCTTGGCCGCAACTGTCACTGATATTGCTGGACGTACTGTTGAAGTACCTGATAATGTTAACCGTATCTTACTTGGCGAAGGTCGCTTATTTAGTGCAATAGCCTTACTCGAAGGCGATAAGCCTTTAGATCGAATTGTAGGTTGGCAAGGTGATTTACGTAAATTAGATCCACAAACTTACGCGGTATATAAAGATAAATTCCCCCAAATCGATAAAATCCCTCTGATTGGTAACACTAGCGCGGACAGTGTTAGCGCTGAAAAAGTATTAACACTAAATCCTGATATCGCTATTTTTGGTCTGTCAGGTCATGGACCAGGAAAAAATAGTGAGTTAGTAAATCAACTTGAAAAGGCCGGCGTGCCAGTGGTTTTTGTTGATTTTAGAGATAACCCTCTGAAAAACACCTTACCTAGCATGCGGATGTTAGGAAAAGCATTAAATCGTGAACAAGTTGCGGAAAAATATGCTGATTTCTACGAAAGAAACCAAAAACTTGTCACAGATATCACCAGTCATATCCCTGAAGATAAAAAACCAAGTGTATTTATTGAATTACGTGCTGGTGCATTTGAAGATTGCTGTGGTACCGCAGGTGACGGCAATATGGGGAATTTTATTGACCTTGCTGGCGGTAAAAATATTGCCAAAGGGGCACTTCCGGGCGCACTGGGCACGATGAATTTAGAAAAAATTATTGCCGCAGATCCACAAATTTATATCGCAACAGGTGCGAAGGCACCAAAGAGTAAAGACGCGGGGGTGCAACTTGGCGCACAAAGTACTGCTGAAGATGCAAAAGCGAGTCTAAAAGCCATAACTGAGCGCAAAGGTATTCATTCTTTATCTGCCGTGAAAGATGGTAAAGATTATGCGATTTGGCATAACTACTACAACTCACCTTATAACGTGTTAGCGACGCAAGTATTCGCTAAATGGTTCTATCCAGAGCAATTCGCGGAGCTTGATCCGCAAAAAACCTTAAATGAATTGCATAGCCAGTTTTTGGCGGTAGAGCCAACAGGTATATATTGGGTGAGTGAAAAATAA
- a CDS encoding FecCD family ABC transporter permease codes for MSLTSEPMSVLEQPAKEQNNGVKHHYQQMLRRRVAWIAVIIAAILLSLVIDFTLGPSGLSLEKLWQTLVSPESVEAGTRVIVWDIRLPYALMAVVIGMSLGLAGAEMQTILNNPLASPFTLGVSNAAAFGAALAIVSGIAIPGVPDQWVISANAFIFALLAALMLDAVTRWTRVATSGVVLFGIALVFTFNALVSMMQFIATEDTLQGLVFWTMGSLSKATWVKLGVMALVFALIFPIAMMSSWKLTALRLGEDRAISFGIDVRRLRLTTLLRISILSALAVAFVGPIAFIGLVAPHIARLMFGEDHRFYLPASALIGALVLSMASIASKNIIPGVIIPVGIVTSLVGVPFFLSIILRHRGNVS; via the coding sequence ATGAGTCTTACTAGCGAGCCAATGTCAGTTCTAGAACAGCCAGCTAAAGAACAGAATAATGGTGTAAAACATCATTATCAACAAATGTTACGTCGTCGAGTGGCGTGGATTGCTGTGATTATTGCAGCCATCTTGTTGTCACTGGTGATAGATTTTACCCTCGGGCCATCGGGGTTATCGTTGGAGAAATTATGGCAAACACTCGTCTCCCCTGAGTCTGTTGAAGCAGGGACGCGAGTGATTGTTTGGGATATCCGGTTACCCTATGCGTTGATGGCTGTGGTAATTGGTATGTCTCTAGGCCTCGCTGGGGCTGAGATGCAAACCATTTTAAATAACCCATTAGCTAGTCCATTTACTTTAGGGGTGTCCAATGCCGCAGCATTTGGTGCAGCACTGGCGATTGTTTCAGGTATCGCTATCCCCGGAGTCCCTGACCAGTGGGTGATTTCTGCTAATGCGTTTATTTTTGCGTTGCTGGCTGCATTAATGCTTGATGCGGTAACTCGTTGGACGCGTGTGGCAACTTCAGGTGTCGTGTTATTTGGTATCGCATTGGTATTTACCTTTAATGCACTGGTGTCGATGATGCAGTTTATTGCGACAGAAGATACGCTCCAAGGTTTGGTTTTTTGGACTATGGGGAGTCTGTCGAAAGCAACATGGGTGAAATTAGGTGTAATGGCATTGGTATTTGCACTGATTTTCCCGATTGCGATGATGAGTTCATGGAAATTAACGGCGTTAAGGCTTGGTGAAGATCGTGCCATTAGTTTTGGTATTGATGTGCGTCGTTTACGTTTAACAACATTATTGCGTATTAGTATTTTATCTGCGCTGGCTGTTGCGTTTGTTGGCCCAATAGCCTTTATTGGTTTAGTTGCACCACATATTGCCCGTTTAATGTTTGGTGAAGATCATCGATTCTATCTTCCTGCAAGCGCATTAATTGGTGCATTAGTGTTATCGATGGCATCAATTGCCTCGAAAAATATTATACCGGGTGTGATTATCCCTGTTGGTATTGTAACTTCGTTAGTTGGGGTGCCATTCTTCTTAAGTATTATTTTGCGTCACAGAGGAAATGTATCATGA
- a CDS encoding ABC transporter ATP-binding protein codes for MTDGLIINRFNAGYPKHPVIEDLTTQSLPRGKITVLLGPNGSGKSTLLRSLAGLNKATGQLLLDGMDLTRQNFAQRAQNVVYLPQSLPAGVHLYVLESVIVAQRASGGLSNENSKDEVMHLLRQLGIEHLALSYLDQLSGGQKQLVGLAQSLIRQPNLLLLDEPLSALDLNYQYHVMDLVAKETKRRNIITVVVVHDINIALKHAEHVLMLKKGKLIAQGEPEEVITPESLAEVYGVRGRIERCSQGVPQVLVDGLVSTRLAS; via the coding sequence ATGACAGATGGCCTGATTATTAATCGCTTTAATGCAGGTTATCCGAAACACCCTGTGATTGAAGATTTAACGACACAGTCTTTACCAAGAGGCAAGATTACTGTTTTACTAGGGCCAAATGGGAGCGGTAAATCAACGTTATTGCGTTCTTTGGCTGGGCTAAATAAAGCAACAGGGCAGTTGTTGCTTGATGGTATGGATTTAACCCGTCAAAACTTTGCTCAGCGTGCCCAAAATGTGGTGTATTTGCCACAAAGTTTACCGGCAGGTGTTCATCTTTATGTATTAGAATCCGTGATTGTTGCTCAAAGGGCATCAGGCGGCTTAAGTAATGAAAATAGTAAAGATGAAGTGATGCATTTATTGCGTCAATTAGGTATTGAACATTTAGCATTAAGTTATTTAGATCAACTATCGGGTGGCCAAAAACAATTGGTTGGTTTGGCTCAATCATTAATTCGTCAGCCTAATTTACTATTATTAGATGAGCCATTGAGTGCACTTGACCTTAATTATCAATATCATGTTATGGATTTGGTCGCGAAAGAAACTAAACGCCGTAATATAATAACGGTAGTTGTGGTTCACGATATTAATATTGCATTAAAGCATGCAGAGCATGTGTTAATGCTTAAGAAAGGCAAACTTATTGCGCAAGGTGAACCTGAAGAAGTGATTACACCGGAAAGCCTAGCCGAAGTATATGGTGTAAGGGGGCGTATAGAGCGCTGTTCGCAAGGTGTGCCACAAGTATTGGTTGATGGTTTAGTGAGTACAAGATTAGCCAGTTAG
- a CDS encoding ligand-gated channel protein, protein MVVFNKRKIAVSIIAAIASAPAFADNSKDVMMVTTASGFQQKIEDAPASISVITRQQLEDKAYRDVTDALKDVPGVLVTGGGSSSDISIRGMDAKYTMILIDGKRVDTRSTRPNSDGSGIEQGWLPPLPAIERIEVVRGPMSSLYGSDAMGGVINIITRRVQQEWTTSLRADTTITERKNSGNTGQGSFYTSGPLIDGLLGVKLNGQYSHRGEDKIVDGFNRQIMASGGGTLSWTPDEKNTIDAEYKRDNQHRDDREGYSNKRGDGSGFSKYELTHMALTHTGIYDIASTDTYVQYDETKNPGRKMTAEDLVFRNQSVFLLGDHSLSLGGQYRKEKLKDEGNKFKQYNKLDRYSWALFAEDEWLMTNDFALTGGIRMDKDENYGSHWTPRLYGVWHADEQWTIKGGVTTGYKAPSLRESSANWGQATGGSRGNAVIYGNPDLKPEKSVTEEIGVIWNNQDNITAGITIYNTDFKDKITEVRRCESDNPSLRPCTVAEDGEGDIAGKPYNFISDKANVDKARMRGVELTFNWGILDNLEFAANYTYTDTEQKSGVNKGKPLNKQPKHMGNTTLTWQTTEDLETWTRMNFRGKTSEYQGRGQKMASGTPSYALFDLGASYQLNKNADIVGGVYNVLDRRVDNATYGAELEGRRYNIGINYNF, encoded by the coding sequence ATGGTTGTTTTTAATAAAAGAAAAATTGCGGTCAGCATTATTGCGGCTATTGCATCTGCACCTGCATTCGCTGATAACAGTAAAGATGTGATGATGGTTACCACTGCATCTGGTTTCCAGCAAAAAATAGAAGATGCACCCGCTTCTATTTCTGTGATCACTCGTCAGCAATTAGAAGACAAAGCCTACCGTGATGTGACGGATGCCTTGAAAGATGTACCTGGTGTATTAGTCACCGGTGGGGGAAGTAGTAGTGATATAAGCATTCGAGGTATGGATGCAAAATACACGATGATCCTGATTGATGGTAAACGTGTTGATACCCGTAGTACACGTCCAAACAGTGACGGTTCAGGTATTGAACAAGGGTGGTTACCACCATTACCTGCAATTGAGCGTATCGAGGTTGTTCGCGGACCTATGTCTTCTCTGTATGGTTCAGATGCCATGGGCGGCGTTATCAATATTATTACTCGTCGAGTCCAACAAGAGTGGACCACAAGTTTACGTGCAGATACGACAATTACGGAAAGAAAAAACTCAGGTAACACGGGACAGGGCAGCTTTTATACATCAGGTCCATTAATCGATGGTTTGCTTGGTGTGAAATTAAATGGTCAGTATTCACACCGTGGTGAAGATAAAATTGTCGATGGATTTAATCGACAAATTATGGCAAGTGGTGGTGGAACACTTTCTTGGACTCCAGACGAAAAAAATACCATTGATGCTGAGTATAAACGTGATAACCAACACCGAGATGACCGTGAAGGTTATAGTAATAAAAGAGGTGATGGCAGTGGCTTTAGCAAATATGAATTAACGCATATGGCGCTAACCCACACAGGTATTTACGATATTGCTTCAACTGATACCTATGTACAGTACGATGAAACTAAAAACCCAGGTCGTAAAATGACTGCGGAAGATCTTGTGTTCCGTAATCAAAGCGTCTTTTTGCTAGGTGATCACAGCTTAAGTCTTGGTGGTCAATACCGTAAAGAAAAACTGAAAGACGAAGGGAATAAATTTAAACAATATAATAAATTAGATCGTTATAGCTGGGCGTTATTTGCAGAAGATGAATGGTTAATGACCAATGATTTTGCATTAACAGGCGGTATTCGTATGGATAAAGATGAAAACTACGGTAGTCATTGGACTCCACGTCTTTACGGTGTGTGGCATGCAGATGAACAATGGACAATTAAAGGTGGTGTAACCACAGGTTATAAAGCGCCTAGCTTACGTGAGTCATCCGCAAATTGGGGGCAAGCAACGGGTGGTAGTAGAGGAAATGCGGTTATTTATGGTAACCCTGATCTAAAACCAGAGAAAAGTGTTACTGAAGAAATAGGTGTTATTTGGAACAACCAAGATAACATCACCGCAGGTATCACTATTTATAATACTGACTTTAAAGATAAAATTACTGAAGTTAGACGTTGTGAATCAGATAACCCATCTCTGAGACCATGTACAGTTGCTGAAGATGGTGAAGGCGATATCGCTGGTAAGCCATATAACTTTATCAGCGATAAAGCGAACGTAGATAAAGCCAGAATGCGTGGTGTGGAATTAACCTTTAATTGGGGCATTTTAGATAATTTAGAGTTTGCAGCTAACTATACTTATACCGATACAGAGCAAAAAAGTGGTGTAAATAAAGGTAAGCCATTAAATAAGCAACCTAAACATATGGGTAATACCACATTGACTTGGCAAACGACTGAAGATCTGGAAACATGGACACGCATGAATTTCCGCGGTAAAACGTCAGAATACCAAGGGCGTGGTCAAAAAATGGCAAGTGGTACACCGTCTTATGCACTGTTTGATTTAGGTGCTAGTTACCAGTTAAACAAAAATGCCGATATTGTTGGTGGGGTATATAACGTCTTAGATCGTCGTGTGGATAATGCAACCTATGGTGCAGAATTAGAAGGTCGTCGTTATAACATCGGTATCAACTATAACTTCTAA